The Calliphora vicina chromosome 3, idCalVici1.1, whole genome shotgun sequence genome contains a region encoding:
- the Gagr gene encoding uncharacterized protein Gagr: protein MTEENQKPSVRIDPLKYLNQIPEFSGDYRDLQTFINLIDRVYPILTVYDEPSQLLFSDIIKSRLTGKAREVIEINCQVQSWTDIKTVLHNNFGDRCGLEELFDKLKGTTFKTNSVEFYNEIKQRLRSLNNKTIMTIGSGPAANECAKNNMETALNVFKEKIPEPMRTILTCRNPQTLEVAMEILFQAGYAYVTSSNEIFPNYGKPSNKTGHKNRQIYRQVGNNNPNNTKTFNHRNSQPHFSYNQPNPRNHYQNRQNIQCDNYFPRPEPMDVNNIETPTNRNHPQSENFRFSASRNYHT from the coding sequence ATGACCgaagaaaatcaaaaaccttcAGTTAGGATTGACCCATTAAAATACTTAAACCAAATTCCAGAATTTAGCGGTGATTATCGTGATTTACAAACCTTTATTAACTTGATAGATAGGGTCTATCCCATACTTACTGTTTACGACGAACCTTCACAATTACTTTTCTCAGATATAATTAAAAGCAGACTCACTGGAAAGGCAAGAGAAGTTATAGAGATCAATTGCCAAGTACAATCATGGACGGATATAAAGACTGTACTACATAATAATTTCGGAGACAGATGTGGACTTGAAGAACTGTTCGATAAACTAAAAGGTACAACCTTCAAAACTAACAGTGtagaattttataatgaaataaaacaaagactTAGAAGTCTtaacaataaaacaattatGACAATCGGTTCCGGACCAGCGGCAAATGAATGTGCCAAAAATAACATGGAAACTGCCTTAAATGTGTTTAAAGAAAAGATTCCCGAACCTATGCGTACAATTCTAACATGTAGGAACCCACAGACCCTTGAAGTAGCAATGGAAATATTATTCCAAGCTGGATATGCGTACGTCACATCATCAAACGAAATATTTCCCAACTATGGAAAACCATCGAACAAAACAGGACATAAAAATCGACAAATATACCGACAAGTTGGTAACAACAATCCCAATAATACAAAGACTTTTAACCATCGAAACTCGCAACCACACTTTTCATATAACCAACCAAATCCTCGAAATCATTATCAGAATAGACAAAATATACAATGTGACAACTATTTCCCTAGACCTGAACCCATGGACGTAAATAACATTGAGACTCCAACCAATCGCAATCATCCTCAAAgtgaaaattttcgattttctgCCTCAAGGAACTACCATACATAA